A single region of the Pseudomonas granadensis genome encodes:
- a CDS encoding Lrp/AsnC family transcriptional regulator yields the protein MHSELDAYDRKILALLQEDASLSSAQIAEQVGLSQSPCWRRIQRMKEEGIIRAQVTLLDRKKIGLNTQIFAEIKLNAHGRSNFTEFTEAIRGFPEVLECYVLMGAVDFLLRIVAADIEAYERFFFEKLSLVPGIQEVNSIVALSEIKSTTSLPV from the coding sequence ATGCACAGCGAACTGGACGCCTACGACCGCAAGATACTTGCCCTGCTGCAAGAGGACGCTTCGCTGTCCAGCGCGCAGATCGCCGAGCAGGTTGGGCTGTCGCAGTCGCCGTGCTGGCGGCGGATTCAGCGGATGAAGGAGGAGGGGATCATTCGCGCTCAGGTGACCTTGCTCGACCGCAAGAAGATTGGCCTGAACACGCAGATCTTCGCCGAGATCAAACTCAACGCCCACGGGCGTTCGAATTTCACCGAATTCACCGAGGCAATTCGCGGCTTCCCGGAAGTGCTGGAATGTTATGTGCTGATGGGCGCGGTGGATTTTCTGTTGCGCATTGTCGCGGCGGACATCGAGGCGTATGAGCGGTTTTTCTTCGAAAAACTGTCGCTGGTGCCGGGGATTCAGGAAGTGAATTCGATAGTGGCGTTGTCGGAAATCAAATCCACCACCAGCCTGCCGGTCTGA
- a CDS encoding GspE/PulE family protein, translating to MSVQLAIQDRWLDLNEVLRELVAQGFICQDAAEQALNARRRHAAHAQKHPLEFIASQQLDDLSRPGKHLDLESLTLWLAQQAGQPYLRIDPLKINVAAITPLMSYAFAQRHKILAVAVDRDSVTVASAQPYVTGWEADLTHVLKLPIKRVVANPADIQRFSVEFFRLAKSVSGASNADAQGGNLGNFEQLLNLGASDQEPDANDAHIVNIVDWLFQYAFQQRASDIHIEPRREQGTVRFRIDGVLHNVYQFPPQVTMAIVSRLKSLGRMNVAEKRKPQDGRVKTKTPDGGEVELRLSTLPTAFGEKMVMRIFDPEVLLKDFDQLGFSAEDLRRWQDMTRQPNGIILVTGPTGSGKTTTLYTTLKKLATPEVNLCTIEDPIEMVEPAFNQMQVQHNIELSFAAGVRALMRQDPDIIMIGEIRDLETAEMAIQAALTGHLVLSTLHTNDAPSAISRLLELGVPHYLIKATVLGVMAQRLVRTLCPHCKAPQTLDEDDWQTLTRPWQAPLPGHAQRAIGCVECRDTGYRGRAGVYEIMQLSDSLKAFITPDTDLTAIRRQAFKEGMRSLRLSGAQKVAAGLTTVEEVLRVTPQSEQS from the coding sequence ATGTCCGTTCAACTCGCTATTCAGGACCGCTGGCTGGACCTCAATGAAGTGCTGCGCGAGCTGGTCGCACAGGGTTTTATCTGCCAGGACGCCGCCGAGCAGGCGTTGAATGCGCGTCGCCGTCACGCTGCGCACGCGCAGAAGCATCCACTGGAATTCATCGCCAGCCAGCAACTCGACGACCTCAGCCGCCCGGGTAAGCACCTGGATCTGGAAAGCCTGACCCTGTGGCTGGCGCAACAGGCTGGCCAGCCGTACCTGCGCATCGATCCGCTGAAAATCAACGTCGCCGCGATCACGCCGTTGATGTCCTACGCCTTCGCCCAGCGGCACAAGATTCTCGCCGTGGCCGTGGACCGCGACTCGGTGACGGTCGCCAGCGCTCAGCCGTACGTCACCGGCTGGGAGGCAGACCTGACCCATGTACTGAAGTTGCCGATCAAACGGGTAGTGGCCAACCCGGCGGACATCCAGCGTTTCAGCGTCGAGTTCTTTCGGCTGGCGAAATCGGTCAGCGGCGCCAGCAATGCCGATGCGCAGGGCGGCAACCTCGGCAATTTCGAACAACTGCTCAACCTCGGCGCCAGCGATCAGGAGCCGGACGCCAACGATGCGCATATCGTCAACATCGTCGACTGGCTGTTCCAGTACGCCTTTCAGCAGCGCGCCAGCGATATCCACATCGAACCGCGCCGCGAGCAAGGCACCGTGCGTTTTCGCATCGACGGCGTGCTGCACAACGTCTATCAATTCCCGCCGCAGGTGACCATGGCGATTGTCAGTCGCCTGAAAAGCCTCGGCCGGATGAATGTCGCCGAGAAGCGCAAACCTCAGGACGGCCGGGTCAAGACCAAGACCCCGGACGGCGGCGAGGTGGAGCTGCGCCTGTCGACGCTGCCCACGGCGTTCGGCGAGAAAATGGTCATGCGCATCTTCGACCCGGAAGTGCTGCTCAAGGATTTCGATCAACTGGGGTTCAGCGCCGAGGACCTGCGCCGCTGGCAGGACATGACCCGCCAGCCCAACGGCATCATTCTGGTCACCGGGCCGACCGGTTCGGGCAAGACCACCACGCTGTACACCACGTTGAAAAAACTGGCGACCCCGGAGGTCAACCTCTGCACCATCGAAGACCCGATCGAGATGGTCGAGCCGGCCTTCAACCAGATGCAGGTACAGCACAACATCGAGCTGAGTTTTGCCGCCGGCGTGCGCGCATTGATGCGCCAAGACCCGGACATCATCATGATCGGCGAGATCCGCGACCTCGAAACCGCGGAAATGGCGATTCAGGCTGCGCTCACCGGGCACTTGGTGCTGTCGACCCTGCACACCAATGACGCGCCCAGCGCGATCAGCCGTCTGCTCGAACTCGGCGTGCCGCATTACCTGATCAAGGCTACGGTGCTCGGGGTCATGGCCCAGCGGCTGGTGCGCACTCTGTGCCCGCACTGCAAGGCGCCGCAGACGCTGGACGAGGACGACTGGCAGACGCTGACCCGGCCCTGGCAGGCGCCGCTGCCGGGTCATGCGCAACGGGCGATCGGCTGTGTCGAATGTCGCGATACCGGTTATCGCGGCCGCGCCGGGGTTTACGAAATCATGCAACTGAGCGACAGCCTCAAGGCGTTCATCACCCCGGACACCGATCTCACGGCGATCCGCCGTCAGGCCTTCAAGGAAGGCATGCGCAGCCTGCGCCTGTCCGGCGCACAGAAAGTCGCGGCGGGGCTGACCACGGTTGAGGAAGTGCTGCGGGTGACACCGCAAAGCGAGCAGAGCTAG